From the genome of Rhodoligotrophos appendicifer, one region includes:
- a CDS encoding DegQ family serine endoprotease, whose product MTMLRTLLASMVACILISPVQAQERQVPETRQELQLSFSPIVKSTAPAVVNIYARRVVRSQGMNSIFQDPFFQRFFGNNGGFGVPRERVERSLGSGAIVSSDGLIVTNNHVVGEGSDILVVLSDKREFEAKVLLSDERTDLAVLKIDAEGAALPSLAFDDSDDLEVGDLVLAIGNPFGVGQTVTSGIVSAVARTAVGINDYQFFIQTDAAINPGNSGGPLVDMNGRLVGINTAIYSRSGGSIGIGFAIPADTVRLVVESARAGGKIIRPWLGVELQDITPDIADSLGMKLPSGAVVVDGHPASPLLKAGLKRGDVVIDVDGKSIDSPAAATYRFSMLRVGSSAKVDYLRDGKRRSADVTLIAAPEVPPRNETTLTGRTPLSGLVISNLSPALADELGVKKPQKGVIVTDLKRGPASRLGFRPGDVLREINGREMASVDDVVRAIADGTSGWAVTIERDGRVISSRFGG is encoded by the coding sequence ATGACAATGCTCCGAACCCTGCTCGCCAGTATGGTGGCCTGCATCCTGATCTCTCCTGTGCAAGCACAGGAGAGACAGGTGCCGGAAACGCGGCAGGAATTGCAGCTTTCCTTCTCGCCAATCGTAAAATCCACGGCACCGGCGGTGGTGAACATTTATGCCCGTCGTGTGGTCCGCTCCCAGGGTATGAACTCGATCTTTCAGGATCCATTCTTCCAGCGCTTCTTTGGTAATAATGGCGGCTTTGGCGTGCCACGCGAGCGCGTTGAGCGGTCTTTGGGATCCGGTGCTATTGTCAGTTCTGACGGTCTGATCGTGACGAACAACCACGTCGTCGGTGAGGGATCTGACATTTTGGTTGTGCTGTCGGATAAGAGAGAATTTGAGGCCAAGGTGCTGCTGTCAGATGAACGCACCGATCTCGCCGTCCTCAAGATTGACGCAGAGGGAGCCGCACTCCCCAGCCTCGCCTTCGACGACAGCGATGATCTGGAGGTCGGAGACCTGGTCCTGGCCATCGGCAATCCGTTCGGCGTGGGCCAGACGGTGACCAGCGGCATTGTATCGGCGGTGGCACGCACAGCCGTGGGCATCAATGACTACCAGTTCTTCATCCAGACCGATGCCGCCATCAATCCCGGCAATTCCGGAGGGCCCCTGGTAGACATGAACGGACGCCTCGTCGGCATCAATACGGCGATTTATTCACGCTCGGGCGGCTCCATCGGCATCGGCTTCGCCATTCCCGCCGACACAGTCAGGCTGGTTGTGGAGTCTGCCCGCGCCGGGGGTAAGATCATCCGTCCCTGGTTGGGCGTGGAATTGCAGGACATCACTCCCGACATCGCGGATTCCCTTGGTATGAAGCTGCCCAGCGGCGCCGTTGTGGTCGATGGCCATCCGGCCTCCCCCTTGCTCAAGGCGGGACTGAAACGGGGCGATGTCGTCATCGATGTGGACGGCAAGTCGATCGACAGCCCAGCCGCGGCGACCTACCGTTTCTCGATGTTGCGGGTGGGGTCGAGCGCGAAGGTCGATTATCTCCGCGACGGAAAGCGGCGAAGTGCCGACGTCACCTTGATCGCCGCTCCAGAGGTGCCGCCCCGCAATGAGACCACCTTGACCGGTCGAACGCCCCTAAGCGGTCTTGTCATTAGCAACCTGTCACCGGCCTTGGCCGATGAACTTGGCGTCAAGAAGCCGCAGAAAGGGGTGATCGTCACTGATCTGAAACGCGGCCCCGCGAGTCGCCTGGGCTTTCGTCCGGGAGATGTGTTGCGCGAGATCAACGGCCGTGAAATGGCTTCGGTCGATGATGTCGTTCGCGCCATCGCTGACGGCACCAGTGGCTGGGCAGTCACGATCGAACGCGATGGACGGGTGATCTCATCTCGCTTCGGCGGCTGA
- a CDS encoding Lrp/AsnC family transcriptional regulator has product MSNALTAKDQELLSALRLNARESVTTLARKLGLSRSTVQDRLKRLESRGIIAGYAVKLGDQVEQAALKAFVTIEIEPRRSLDVVRTLGKLSPVEQLYTVSGKYDIVAMLRTNSTQDLDRLLDEIGQIQGVTRTESAVVLSTKIDRR; this is encoded by the coding sequence ATGTCGAACGCCCTCACTGCAAAAGATCAGGAACTCCTTTCGGCACTACGTTTGAACGCGCGGGAATCAGTGACCACACTGGCCCGCAAATTGGGCCTGTCACGCTCCACGGTTCAGGACAGGCTCAAGCGGCTTGAATCCCGAGGTATCATTGCAGGCTACGCCGTAAAGCTCGGCGATCAGGTCGAACAGGCGGCTTTAAAGGCTTTTGTGACAATAGAAATCGAGCCGCGCCGTAGCCTGGATGTTGTCCGCACACTGGGCAAGCTTAGCCCCGTGGAGCAGCTTTATACAGTCAGCGGAAAATACGACATCGTCGCGATGTTGAGAACCAATTCGACTCAGGATCTTGACCGGCTGCTCGACGAGATCGGGCAGATTCAAGGGGTGACCCGGACGGAATCGGCCGTTGTGCTCTCGACTAAAATTGATCGGCGCTGA
- a CDS encoding type III PLP-dependent enzyme codes for MSYAVKANPSECILRVMAQGTITFDTASVSEIALVKSIAPRAVCHYHNPVKSAQEIRDAYREFGIRRFAVDHAGELEKIVAVIGADTTVEIAVRFRLPPHQAAVHSFGSKFGATPAEAAELLQLVSSLGYKPILTFHPGSQCLEPSAYSHHIKGAAEISRRAGIRLHALNVGGGFPVAYPRLDTPELDLFFAAIRTAVEEEFPQWRPRLEAEPGRALVAEAVSLLTRVKLVKPETGEVFLNDGIYGTLMEYSQTEQLLPRVRLIRRSFSGHRDFSIFGPTCDPLDRLPTPLSLPADIQDGDYLEFGTLGAYGSATATRFNGYGGTQTVIVEDAFSADS; via the coding sequence GTGAGCTACGCTGTCAAAGCCAACCCTTCTGAGTGCATCCTGCGCGTCATGGCGCAAGGAACGATCACTTTCGACACGGCTTCGGTATCGGAGATCGCACTGGTCAAGAGCATTGCACCACGGGCAGTCTGCCACTACCACAATCCGGTCAAATCGGCGCAGGAGATCCGTGACGCGTACCGGGAATTCGGGATCCGACGATTTGCTGTCGACCACGCCGGTGAACTCGAGAAAATCGTCGCGGTTATCGGGGCTGATACGACGGTGGAGATTGCCGTCCGCTTTCGTCTCCCACCGCATCAGGCGGCGGTCCACAGCTTCGGCTCGAAATTCGGCGCCACTCCAGCCGAAGCCGCGGAGTTGCTCCAGCTCGTGAGCAGCCTAGGCTACAAACCCATTCTCACCTTTCATCCGGGGTCGCAATGTCTCGAGCCTTCGGCCTATTCACACCATATCAAGGGCGCGGCAGAGATTTCGCGAAGGGCTGGAATTCGTCTGCACGCGCTAAATGTGGGCGGGGGATTTCCGGTTGCCTACCCTCGGCTGGACACGCCCGAACTGGACCTGTTCTTTGCAGCCATTCGGACGGCAGTCGAGGAGGAATTTCCGCAGTGGCGGCCCCGTCTTGAAGCGGAACCCGGCCGGGCACTGGTTGCGGAGGCCGTTTCGCTGTTGACGCGCGTGAAGCTGGTCAAGCCGGAGACGGGCGAAGTGTTCCTGAATGATGGGATTTATGGAACACTGATGGAGTACAGCCAGACGGAGCAGTTGTTGCCCCGTGTACGGCTGATAAGACGAAGTTTTTCAGGGCATCGGGACTTCAGCATCTTCGGGCCCACTTGCGATCCGTTGGACAGGCTGCCAACCCCACTGTCCCTGCCGGCGGATATACAGGACGGCGATTATCTGGAATTTGGCACTCTTGGTGCTTACGGTTCGGCCACTGCCACGCGCTTCAATGGCTATGGCGGCACTCAGACGGTGATTGTGGAGGACGCGTTCAGCGCAGACAGTTGA
- the thiD gene encoding bifunctional hydroxymethylpyrimidine kinase/phosphomethylpyrimidine kinase — protein MSIPIALTIAGSDSGGGAGIQADIKTFSALGVYGASVITAVTAQNTRAVTAIAEMAPAIVSAQISAVFDDLEVDAVKIGMLANAEIIHAVAEGIRRYRPRHVVLDPVMVAKSGDHLLRAEAVEAMVTTLMPLATLITPNLPEAIVLGDWTQGADEAAMVGLGRALLDKGAQAVLLKGGHLQTADAVDMLIVGTQSTRFSAKRICSNNTHGTGCTLSAAIAAYLALGRPLAEAVQEAKSYLSGAIAEADTLSVGSGHGPVHHFYRMWR, from the coding sequence ATGAGCATTCCTATCGCGCTCACGATCGCCGGGTCCGATTCCGGAGGCGGCGCAGGGATCCAGGCGGACATCAAGACCTTCTCGGCTCTGGGTGTTTACGGCGCATCGGTCATCACTGCCGTTACCGCCCAGAATACCCGCGCCGTGACGGCGATCGCGGAAATGGCGCCAGCGATCGTGTCTGCTCAGATCAGTGCGGTCTTCGATGATCTGGAAGTGGATGCCGTTAAAATTGGTATGCTTGCCAATGCCGAGATCATCCATGCCGTGGCTGAGGGCATCCGACGCTATCGCCCACGTCATGTGGTGCTCGATCCGGTAATGGTCGCCAAGAGCGGCGATCATCTGCTGCGGGCCGAAGCCGTCGAGGCCATGGTCACGACACTCATGCCCCTGGCAACGCTCATCACCCCGAACCTGCCAGAAGCGATCGTCCTCGGAGACTGGACGCAAGGAGCGGACGAAGCTGCGATGGTTGGACTGGGTCGCGCCCTTCTCGACAAGGGGGCGCAAGCAGTCTTGCTGAAGGGCGGCCATCTACAGACGGCGGATGCCGTGGACATGCTCATCGTTGGCACCCAGTCCACACGATTTTCGGCAAAGCGGATTTGTTCAAACAATACGCATGGTACCGGCTGCACCCTCTCGGCTGCGATCGCCGCTTACCTCGCCTTGGGCAGACCGCTTGCGGAGGCCGTGCAGGAGGCAAAATCTTATCTCAGCGGCGCCATTGCGGAAGCGGACACACTGAGCGTTGGGAGCGGGCATGGGCCCGTACACCATTTTTACCGGATGTGGCGCTAG
- a CDS encoding Lrp/AsnC ligand binding domain-containing protein, with amino-acid sequence MKPFFVQIKCTLGKAYQVATAIADAEIASEIYSTAGGFDLLVKFYLPEGEDVGHFINEKVHVIPDIVDTYTIITFRAF; translated from the coding sequence ATGAAGCCGTTCTTCGTTCAGATAAAATGCACCCTGGGAAAGGCCTATCAGGTGGCTACCGCCATTGCCGACGCCGAGATTGCATCCGAGATCTATTCAACGGCCGGTGGATTCGATCTTCTGGTGAAGTTCTATTTGCCCGAAGGTGAGGATGTCGGCCACTTTATCAACGAGAAGGTGCACGTCATCCCGGATATTGTCGACACCTACACCATTATCACGTTCCGGGCGTTCTGA
- a CDS encoding ABC transporter substrate-binding protein, with product MTGTLRRSLMAAACVTALTTSAAWADVKIGFLGGFTGPIEALTPPIFEGAKLAVKEINDQGGVLDGQKIDMPSGDSTCVDATAAAAAGDRMVNSEKVIAIVGALCSGETIAIANSAAVPGGVMMISPASTSPAVSLLEDNDLVFRTTPSDSFQGEAMAKLLKEKGIENVAITYVNNDYGKGFADALEAHFAAAGGVIMAKEPHEEGKADYRAELGQLASSGADTLIVLAYASGSGQTIIRQAIEGGDFAKFVGGDGMISDELVTAIGADRLNGMIGTKAGRPEIPGSDVFTKLAKDAGLDPSAVYAAQAYDAAFLTALAIEKSGKAERAGLNKALREVTSGKGEAILPGEWSKAKKLISEGKDVHYSGAGGNLTFDRRGDVPGVIVEMLVKDGHFTEVGQIN from the coding sequence ATGACCGGCACCCTGAGGCGCTCTCTGATGGCAGCGGCATGCGTAACAGCCTTGACCACATCCGCTGCTTGGGCAGACGTGAAGATAGGATTTCTGGGCGGTTTCACTGGCCCCATTGAAGCCTTGACGCCGCCGATCTTCGAAGGCGCAAAGCTCGCTGTAAAGGAGATCAACGATCAGGGTGGTGTGCTGGACGGACAGAAGATCGACATGCCAAGCGGTGATTCGACCTGTGTGGATGCAACCGCCGCCGCCGCCGCCGGAGATCGCATGGTTAATTCCGAGAAGGTCATCGCCATTGTCGGTGCCCTATGCTCCGGCGAGACCATCGCCATCGCGAACAGCGCTGCCGTTCCTGGTGGGGTTATGATGATTTCGCCCGCCTCTACATCCCCTGCAGTCTCGCTGCTGGAAGATAATGACCTTGTCTTCCGCACGACGCCTTCAGACAGCTTCCAGGGCGAGGCCATGGCTAAGTTGCTCAAGGAGAAGGGCATCGAGAACGTGGCCATCACCTATGTGAACAACGACTACGGAAAGGGTTTCGCAGATGCCCTGGAAGCCCATTTCGCAGCGGCTGGCGGCGTCATCATGGCGAAGGAGCCCCATGAGGAAGGCAAAGCCGACTATCGCGCGGAACTCGGACAGCTTGCTTCCTCCGGAGCCGACACTCTGATCGTTCTGGCCTATGCCTCGGGTTCCGGTCAAACCATCATCCGCCAAGCGATAGAAGGTGGCGATTTCGCCAAATTCGTGGGCGGCGACGGCATGATCTCGGATGAATTGGTGACCGCCATTGGCGCCGACAGGCTGAACGGCATGATTGGTACCAAAGCTGGCCGCCCCGAAATTCCAGGATCCGACGTCTTCACTAAGCTAGCCAAGGACGCGGGCCTCGATCCTTCCGCCGTCTATGCGGCGCAAGCTTATGACGCGGCTTTCCTAACCGCCTTGGCGATCGAGAAGAGCGGAAAGGCGGAGAGGGCAGGGCTGAACAAGGCATTGCGGGAAGTGACGAGCGGTAAGGGTGAGGCCATCCTGCCGGGTGAATGGTCAAAGGCCAAGAAGCTGATCAGCGAAGGCAAGGACGTTCATTATTCCGGCGCTGGCGGCAATCTCACCTTTGATCGCCGCGGCGACGTTCCCGGCGTTATCGTCGAAATGCTCGTAAAGGACGGGCATTTCACTGAGGTTGGCCAGATCAACTGA
- a CDS encoding 2-isopropylmalate synthase has translation MTVEHIQRPSVSTSDKDHVIIFDTTLRDGEQSPGATMSFEEKLEVADLLDQMGVDIIEAGFPIASEGDFQAVAEIARQTKRATIAGLARAIPIDIARAGEAVRHAKSPRIHTFVSTSPIHLEHQMKKNQDEVLEIVIATVTQARGLVDNVEWSGMDATRTPIDFLARCVEAAIKAGATTINLPDTVGYTTPEEYCAMFENLRNRVPNADKAIFSVHCHNDLGLAVANSLAGLRGGARQIECTINGIGERAGNAALEEVVMAMKVRGDVLPYTTNVDASMLVRASKLVAAATSFPVQYNKAIVGKNAFAHESGIHQDGMLKNSETYEIMRPEDIGLKSSSLVMGKHSGRHAFRKKLEELGHQLSDNAFQDAFERFKALADKKKHVYDEDLEALIDDQVTRSADLIKVEALTVIAGTGGPQRATITLSVNGKHITKECTGDGPVDATFNAIKAAVDHTANLQLFQVKAVTEGTDAQADVSVRLEEDGRSFTGRGTDTDTMVAAARAYVGALNKLMARRAMGKSGVLAAG, from the coding sequence ATGACTGTCGAACACATTCAGCGCCCCAGCGTATCCACGAGCGACAAAGATCACGTCATCATCTTCGACACCACTTTGCGAGACGGCGAGCAGTCGCCCGGTGCTACAATGAGCTTCGAGGAGAAGCTCGAAGTCGCTGATTTGCTCGACCAGATGGGAGTCGACATCATCGAAGCCGGCTTTCCCATCGCGTCGGAAGGCGATTTCCAGGCAGTTGCCGAGATTGCGCGCCAGACCAAGCGGGCGACCATTGCCGGTCTCGCCCGAGCCATTCCGATCGACATCGCGCGGGCAGGGGAGGCGGTGCGCCATGCCAAGAGCCCACGCATCCACACCTTCGTCTCCACCTCGCCGATCCATCTGGAGCATCAGATGAAGAAGAACCAGGACGAGGTGCTGGAGATCGTCATCGCCACCGTCACCCAGGCCCGCGGTCTGGTCGACAATGTGGAATGGTCCGGGATGGATGCGACCCGCACGCCCATCGATTTCCTCGCGCGTTGCGTCGAAGCGGCGATCAAGGCCGGCGCGACCACCATCAATTTGCCGGACACCGTCGGCTATACGACACCGGAAGAATATTGCGCGATGTTCGAGAACCTGCGCAACCGCGTGCCCAACGCGGATAAGGCAATCTTTTCCGTCCATTGCCACAATGATCTGGGGCTGGCGGTCGCCAATTCTCTGGCGGGCCTGCGTGGTGGGGCGCGGCAGATTGAATGCACCATCAACGGCATCGGCGAGCGTGCTGGAAACGCAGCGCTGGAAGAAGTCGTCATGGCGATGAAGGTGCGTGGTGACGTGCTGCCCTACACGACAAATGTGGATGCCAGCATGCTGGTCCGGGCCTCAAAGCTGGTGGCCGCAGCGACGTCATTTCCAGTTCAGTATAACAAAGCGATCGTTGGCAAGAATGCCTTCGCCCATGAGAGCGGCATCCATCAGGACGGCATGCTAAAGAATTCCGAGACCTACGAAATCATGCGTCCGGAGGATATCGGCCTCAAATCGTCCTCCCTGGTGATGGGCAAGCATTCCGGCCGGCACGCCTTCCGCAAGAAGCTGGAGGAACTGGGACATCAGCTCTCCGACAATGCCTTCCAGGATGCCTTCGAGCGATTCAAGGCCTTGGCGGACAAGAAGAAGCACGTCTATGACGAGGATTTGGAGGCGCTCATCGACGATCAGGTCACGCGCTCGGCCGACCTGATCAAGGTTGAAGCGCTGACCGTCATTGCTGGAACCGGAGGCCCGCAACGGGCGACCATCACGCTCAGTGTGAACGGCAAGCACATCACCAAAGAGTGCACGGGTGATGGTCCGGTGGATGCCACCTTCAATGCGATCAAGGCAGCCGTCGACCATACGGCCAATCTGCAATTGTTCCAGGTGAAGGCCGTCACCGAGGGCACGGATGCACAAGCGGATGTGAGTGTACGGCTCGAAGAGGATGGACGGTCCTTCACCGGTCGCGGCACGGACACCGACACGATGGTGGCTGCAGCGCGCGCCTATGTGGGCGCCTTGAACAAGCTGATGGCGCGGCGCGCCATGGGCAAGTCGGGCGTGCTCGCTGCGGGCTAG
- the alaS gene encoding alanine--tRNA ligase, with product MTGVNEIRSRFLDFFRRNGHEVVASSPLVPRNDPTLMFTNSGMVQFKNVFTGIEKRPYSRATTSQKSVRAGGKHNDLDNVGYTARHHTFFEMLGNFSFGDYFKDQAIEFAWNLITREFGLNKDRLTVTVYSEDDEAHALWGKIAGLPDERIIRIPTSDNFWRMGDTGPCGPCSEIFYDHGPHIWGGPPGSPEEDGDRFVEIWNLVFMQFEEMGGGERVSLPRPSIDTGMGLERIAAVLQGTHDNYEIDLFRALIGACEEIVGREAEGDAKPSFRVIADHLRASSFLITDGVLPSNEGRGYVLRRIMRRAMRHAHLLGSEEPLLWRLVPALVREMGQAYPELVRGEAMITETLRLEESRFRTTLARGLRILEDETATLTEGQSLAGETAFKLYDTFGFPLDLTQDALRPRGIGVDTDGFNTAMERQRAEARKAWTGSGEAKTDTVWFGLRDRLGATEFLGYDTELAEGVVTAIIRDGVELATLEAGEEASLVLNQTPFYGESGGQVGDSGVIRGPGGVLFQVTETEKRLGDLFIHRGRLKSGTLTPGTAVELEVDHAVRAATRVHHSATHLVHEALRQVLGDHVAQKGSLVDPNRLRFDFAHQKPMSSDEILRAEAIANRVVDQNDPVSTRLMSVEEAIAEGARALFGEKYGDEVRVVAMGRNEGGRTPVFSLELCGGTHVNRTGDIGLIKIIAEQGSAAGVRRIEALAGAAARNYLAEQDRRLEELAALVKTRPADLIDRVRGLVEQNRKLERELNDARRKLAIIGAESIELPLGEASGAGIASDPEVNGIRLRARKIEGLDPKDLRSLIDDGKKQMGSGIIALVGISNEGKVGIAVGVTPDLTHRFNAVDLVRSGSEVLGGKGGGGRPDMAQAGGPDASRADEALQAIRERVEASA from the coding sequence ATGACTGGCGTTAATGAAATCCGTTCGCGGTTTCTCGATTTCTTCCGGAGGAACGGACATGAAGTGGTGGCCTCCAGCCCGCTGGTGCCCCGCAACGACCCGACGCTGATGTTCACGAATTCGGGCATGGTCCAGTTCAAGAACGTCTTCACGGGAATTGAGAAGCGGCCCTATTCCCGAGCCACAACTTCACAGAAGAGCGTGCGCGCCGGCGGCAAGCACAACGACCTCGACAATGTCGGCTATACAGCACGCCATCACACCTTCTTCGAGATGCTGGGCAATTTCTCCTTCGGCGATTACTTCAAAGATCAAGCCATCGAATTCGCCTGGAACCTGATCACCCGAGAATTCGGGCTCAACAAGGATCGCTTGACGGTCACAGTCTATTCTGAGGACGACGAGGCGCATGCCCTCTGGGGCAAGATCGCGGGGCTGCCTGACGAGCGCATCATCCGTATCCCGACCTCTGATAATTTCTGGCGGATGGGCGACACCGGACCTTGCGGACCTTGCTCGGAGATCTTCTACGATCATGGACCGCACATCTGGGGCGGTCCTCCCGGATCGCCCGAAGAGGATGGCGACCGGTTCGTCGAGATCTGGAATCTCGTGTTTATGCAGTTCGAGGAAATGGGCGGCGGCGAGCGGGTAAGCCTGCCGAGGCCGTCCATAGACACGGGCATGGGACTAGAACGCATTGCCGCTGTGCTGCAGGGCACGCATGACAATTACGAAATCGACCTGTTCAGAGCCCTGATTGGGGCGTGCGAGGAGATCGTGGGTCGTGAGGCCGAAGGCGACGCCAAGCCCAGCTTCCGGGTGATTGCCGATCATCTCCGTGCATCGAGCTTCCTGATCACCGACGGCGTTCTCCCCTCGAACGAAGGCCGCGGCTACGTGCTGCGTCGAATCATGCGGCGCGCCATGCGGCATGCCCACTTGCTCGGCAGCGAGGAGCCTTTGCTGTGGCGTCTGGTACCGGCTCTGGTGCGCGAAATGGGTCAAGCCTATCCGGAGCTCGTGCGCGGAGAAGCGATGATCACGGAAACGCTCCGCCTGGAGGAGAGCCGCTTCCGCACCACCCTGGCACGGGGATTACGCATTCTGGAGGACGAGACAGCGACTCTGACCGAGGGGCAAAGCCTCGCCGGGGAGACGGCCTTCAAACTCTACGACACCTTCGGTTTTCCCCTGGATCTCACCCAAGACGCGCTGCGCCCGCGGGGCATCGGCGTCGACACGGATGGCTTCAACACCGCGATGGAGCGCCAGCGGGCGGAAGCACGCAAGGCCTGGACCGGCTCGGGCGAAGCCAAAACCGATACGGTTTGGTTCGGCTTACGAGATCGGCTCGGCGCGACCGAATTCTTGGGCTACGACACAGAACTGGCAGAAGGTGTTGTCACGGCGATCATTCGTGACGGAGTGGAACTTGCAACTCTAGAGGCTGGAGAGGAGGCGAGTCTCGTCCTGAACCAGACGCCGTTCTACGGGGAATCCGGTGGCCAGGTCGGCGACAGCGGCGTGATCCGCGGGCCGGGCGGCGTCCTTTTCCAGGTTACCGAAACCGAGAAGCGGTTGGGCGATCTCTTCATCCATCGAGGCCGGCTCAAGTCTGGAACGTTGACACCCGGTACCGCAGTCGAATTGGAAGTCGATCACGCCGTCCGTGCCGCAACACGGGTGCATCACTCGGCGACGCATCTGGTGCATGAGGCACTGCGCCAGGTGCTCGGCGACCACGTGGCCCAGAAGGGCTCCCTTGTTGATCCAAACCGTCTGCGCTTCGACTTCGCCCACCAGAAGCCAATGAGCTCGGATGAGATTCTTCGCGCCGAGGCGATCGCGAACCGGGTTGTTGACCAGAATGATCCGGTGTCTACGCGGCTGATGAGCGTGGAGGAGGCGATCGCCGAAGGGGCCCGGGCATTGTTTGGAGAAAAATACGGCGATGAAGTGCGTGTCGTCGCCATGGGCCGAAACGAAGGAGGCCGCACTCCGGTCTTCTCGCTGGAGCTCTGCGGCGGGACCCATGTCAACCGCACCGGCGACATCGGACTGATCAAGATCATCGCGGAACAGGGATCCGCTGCCGGCGTCCGCCGCATCGAAGCGCTGGCCGGAGCGGCTGCCCGCAATTACCTCGCTGAGCAGGACCGGCGGCTAGAGGAGTTGGCTGCCTTGGTGAAGACCCGCCCCGCCGATCTGATAGACCGCGTCAGAGGGCTCGTCGAACAGAACCGAAAACTGGAGCGCGAGCTCAACGATGCCCGCAGGAAGCTCGCCATTATTGGCGCAGAGAGCATCGAACTTCCTCTCGGCGAAGCCTCGGGAGCAGGCATTGCTTCCGATCCCGAGGTCAATGGCATCAGGCTCAGAGCCCGCAAGATCGAAGGGCTGGATCCAAAGGATCTGCGCAGCCTGATCGATGACGGCAAGAAACAGATGGGCTCCGGCATAATTGCGCTGGTGGGGATCAGCAATGAGGGCAAGGTCGGGATCGCCGTGGGAGTCACGCCTGACCTGACCCATCGCTTCAACGCCGTCGACCTCGTGCGGTCGGGTTCGGAGGTGCTCGGCGGCAAGGGTGGCGGCGGTCGCCCCGACATGGCTCAGGCCGGAGGCCCCGACGCGTCTCGGGCCGACGAAGCGCTGCAGGCGATCCGCGAGAGGGTGGAGGCCAGCGCCTAG
- a CDS encoding cyclic nucleotide-gated ion channel, translated as MPARKKRLRTIRRAVFDILEGGRRGEVTARILNDFVIVLIIANVGAAIVETVSWIQADYGAIFNAFDTVCVTIFIIEYAARIWTAPENPIFRQLNPWKARSRFAAAPLMIIDLVAIIPFFLEFLLPADFAILRVLRFIRFFRLTRYSTAMGTIGRVLAAERRSLFAAAVLMISAMLVSSVAMYLAERFAQPDKFGDVPSAMWWSIVTLATVGYGDVVPITLIGKVIGGVTIIIGLGLFALPVAIVATGFQNEIHRRDFVVSYGLVARVPLFSHLDADGIVQVVRMLSARRVPAGAIIVRRGEPADAMFFIVSGSVEVAVRGKPVKLIAGEFFGEMALLARSERTATVRALEPSELLVLESADFERLVENDPHIAEAITAIVDRRAGAEIAS; from the coding sequence ATGCCGGCGCGCAAAAAACGTCTGAGAACAATCCGGCGAGCCGTCTTCGACATCCTCGAAGGCGGCCGTCGAGGGGAAGTGACGGCAAGAATTCTCAACGACTTCGTAATCGTCCTGATCATTGCCAATGTCGGGGCGGCGATCGTGGAGACCGTGTCTTGGATTCAGGCGGATTACGGTGCGATCTTCAACGCATTCGATACGGTCTGCGTCACGATCTTTATCATTGAGTATGCGGCACGGATCTGGACTGCCCCGGAAAACCCCATCTTCCGACAATTGAATCCGTGGAAGGCCCGGAGCCGGTTCGCCGCAGCACCCCTGATGATCATCGATCTCGTTGCCATCATCCCCTTTTTTCTCGAGTTCCTACTTCCGGCCGATTTCGCAATTCTCCGCGTGCTGCGCTTCATCCGTTTCTTCAGGCTCACGCGCTATTCCACCGCCATGGGCACCATCGGCAGGGTCCTTGCCGCTGAGCGCCGATCGCTGTTCGCCGCAGCAGTGCTAATGATCAGCGCAATGCTCGTGTCATCCGTTGCCATGTATCTGGCGGAACGGTTTGCCCAACCGGACAAGTTCGGCGATGTGCCAAGCGCCATGTGGTGGTCCATCGTCACCCTGGCGACCGTCGGGTATGGAGATGTGGTGCCGATAACTCTCATCGGAAAAGTCATCGGGGGGGTGACAATCATCATTGGTCTTGGCCTCTTCGCTCTGCCGGTCGCCATCGTCGCAACAGGGTTTCAGAACGAAATTCACCGGCGGGATTTCGTGGTAAGTTACGGTCTCGTGGCGCGCGTTCCGCTGTTTAGCCATCTCGATGCCGACGGCATCGTGCAGGTGGTGCGGATGCTCTCAGCGCGACGCGTGCCGGCGGGCGCCATCATCGTGCGGAGAGGAGAGCCGGCAGATGCCATGTTCTTCATCGTCAGCGGCTCCGTCGAGGTGGCGGTGCGCGGTAAACCGGTGAAGTTGATCGCTGGGGAATTCTTCGGCGAAATGGCGCTACTGGCGCGAAGCGAAAGAACGGCCACGGTCAGAGCTCTGGAGCCCAGCGAATTGCTGGTGCTTGAATCGGCCGACTTCGAACGCTTGGTAGAGAACGATCCCCATATCGCCGAGGCGATTACCGCCATCGTGGATCGTCGGGCGGGGGCTGAGATTGCCTCTTGA